From Streptomyces asiaticus, one genomic window encodes:
- a CDS encoding CocE/NonD family hydrolase, which yields MRATWRGLPAKRYEAGWEPDLEVPAADGSLLRTDHYFPRAEGDFPTLLVRSPYGRGVPWSPMYGVLFAEQGFHVVLQSCRGTGGSGGEFHFWRNEAADGRATVDWLRDRPWFNGALGTLGPSYLGYVQWALALDPPPELRAMVVQVGLHDPHALFHRGGALQLENALLVGSGMTSQHRGFGPFLRATLWLRRHFAEMTRALPLRGSYVRGFGGEVPWLDEVMSHPDAGDPFWQGASTGGAAATSRVPTCLIGGWHDALVDQTLEQYGRLRRAGCDTSLLVGPWTHTSALQKGWPEVFAESLAWLRAHLCDDPSGLRPAGVRVHIGGQGHWRDLAEWPPASAVGQWFPAGDGRLIRQPSEATVPLAAFRYDPADPTPSIGGPLLSPAAGSRDNGDLEGRPDVLTFTSEPMNEPMDVLGPVAARLRISTDTGYADVFARLCDVDEKGRSVNVCDGLVRLPTTPAHPLEVTVPMSSTAHRFAPGHRVRLQLSGGAHPRFARNSGSGEPTLDATTLTPVRITVHGGSALELPQVRAER from the coding sequence ATGAGGGCGACCTGGCGCGGTCTGCCGGCCAAGCGGTACGAGGCGGGATGGGAGCCGGACCTCGAGGTCCCGGCAGCCGACGGCAGCCTCCTCCGCACGGACCACTACTTCCCCCGCGCGGAGGGCGACTTCCCCACCCTGCTGGTGCGCTCGCCCTACGGCAGGGGAGTGCCCTGGTCACCCATGTACGGCGTGCTCTTCGCCGAGCAGGGCTTCCATGTCGTCCTCCAGAGCTGCCGCGGCACCGGTGGCTCGGGCGGCGAGTTCCACTTCTGGCGGAACGAGGCCGCGGACGGCCGGGCCACCGTGGACTGGCTGCGCGACCGGCCCTGGTTCAACGGCGCGCTGGGCACCCTCGGGCCGAGCTACCTCGGCTATGTGCAGTGGGCGCTCGCCCTGGACCCGCCGCCGGAGCTGCGGGCGATGGTGGTGCAGGTCGGCCTGCACGACCCGCACGCCCTGTTCCACCGCGGCGGCGCCCTGCAACTGGAGAACGCGCTGCTCGTCGGCTCCGGTATGACCTCCCAGCACCGGGGGTTCGGCCCCTTCCTGCGAGCCACGCTGTGGCTGCGGCGCCACTTCGCGGAGATGACCCGGGCGCTGCCGCTGCGCGGCTCGTACGTCCGCGGGTTCGGGGGAGAAGTGCCCTGGCTGGACGAGGTGATGTCCCACCCGGACGCCGGTGACCCGTTCTGGCAGGGCGCGTCCACGGGCGGCGCCGCGGCCACCTCACGCGTCCCCACCTGTCTGATCGGCGGGTGGCATGACGCGCTGGTGGACCAGACCCTCGAGCAGTACGGCCGGCTGCGCCGGGCGGGCTGCGACACCTCCCTGCTCGTCGGCCCCTGGACCCACACCTCCGCGCTCCAGAAGGGCTGGCCGGAGGTCTTCGCCGAAAGCCTCGCCTGGCTGCGCGCGCATCTGTGCGACGACCCCTCGGGGCTGCGCCCGGCCGGGGTGCGGGTGCACATCGGCGGTCAGGGGCACTGGCGGGACCTCGCCGAGTGGCCGCCGGCCTCGGCTGTCGGCCAGTGGTTCCCCGCGGGGGACGGGCGGCTCATCCGGCAGCCGTCCGAGGCAACCGTCCCGCTCGCCGCCTTCCGCTACGACCCGGCCGACCCCACCCCGTCCATCGGCGGACCACTGCTCTCGCCTGCCGCCGGGAGCCGTGACAACGGCGACCTCGAGGGGCGACCCGATGTGCTGACGTTCACCAGCGAGCCGATGAACGAGCCCATGGACGTCCTCGGCCCGGTGGCCGCACGGCTGCGGATCTCCACGGACACCGGGTACGCCGATGTCTTCGCCCGGCTCTGCGACGTCGACGAGAAGGGCCGCTCCGTCAATGTGTGCGACGGGCTGGTACGGCTGCCCACCACACCCGCGCACCCCCTGGAGGTCACCGTGCCGATGAGCTCCACCGCCCACCGCTTCGCCCCCGGCCACCGGGTCCGTCTCCAGCTCAGCGGCGGCGCCCACCCGCGTTTCGCCCGCAACAGCGGAAGCGGCGAGCCGACGCTCGACGCGACCACCCTCACGCCCGTGCGCATCACCGTGCACGGGGGCTCGGCGCTGGAGCTGCCTCAGGTCCGCGCCGAACGGTGA
- a CDS encoding D-2-hydroxyacid dehydrogenase has protein sequence MADRLVVLYRDHLPPNRARIESLAETVYATEEELPLFLPGADALLAWWPLTSAVAGAWPDDPAKAPRWVHVAAAGVEPFLFPALTDNPEVVLTNARGVYDRPIAEYVLGLILSLAKDFPGTWEHQRRREWRPSDSERIGHRTVLVWGTGSIGRAVARLLRAVGMRVSGAGRTPRATDPDFGVVHGPAGLREALGEADYVVLAAPLTPATRGMVDAPVLAAMKRGARLVNVGRGPLVDEQALVDALAQGRLAGAALDVFTHEPLPTESPLWEMPGVIISPHTAGEVTDWRADLGELFLDNLLRRREGRPLRNVVDKALGYVVDG, from the coding sequence GTGGCTGACCGGCTGGTCGTCCTGTACCGGGACCATCTGCCGCCCAACCGGGCGCGGATCGAGTCCCTCGCCGAGACGGTGTACGCCACCGAGGAGGAGCTGCCGCTGTTCCTCCCCGGCGCGGACGCCCTGCTCGCGTGGTGGCCGCTGACCTCCGCGGTGGCCGGCGCCTGGCCGGACGATCCGGCGAAGGCCCCGCGCTGGGTGCATGTGGCGGCGGCCGGGGTGGAGCCGTTCCTCTTCCCCGCGCTGACCGACAACCCCGAGGTGGTGCTCACCAACGCGCGGGGCGTCTACGACCGGCCCATCGCCGAGTACGTCCTGGGGCTGATCCTCTCCCTCGCCAAGGACTTCCCCGGCACCTGGGAGCACCAGCGCCGCCGGGAGTGGCGGCCCTCGGACAGCGAGCGCATCGGCCACCGTACGGTCCTGGTCTGGGGCACCGGCTCCATCGGGCGGGCCGTCGCCCGGCTGCTGCGCGCGGTCGGCATGCGGGTCAGCGGCGCCGGCCGCACACCACGGGCCACCGACCCGGACTTCGGTGTGGTGCACGGCCCGGCGGGTCTGCGCGAGGCGCTGGGCGAGGCGGACTATGTGGTCCTGGCCGCCCCGCTCACGCCCGCCACCCGTGGCATGGTCGACGCGCCCGTACTGGCGGCGATGAAGCGGGGCGCGCGGCTGGTCAACGTCGGGCGTGGCCCGCTGGTCGACGAGCAGGCCCTCGTCGACGCCCTGGCCCAGGGCAGGCTGGCCGGGGCGGCGCTGGATGTCTTCACCCATGAGCCGCTGCCGACGGAATCGCCCCTGTGGGAGATGCCGGGTGTCATCATCTCCCCGCACACCGCGGGCGAGGTCACGGACTGGCGCGCCGACCTGGGCGAACTCTTCCTCGACAATCTGCTCCGCCGGCGCGAGGGCCGCCCCCTGCGCAATGTGGTCGACAAGGCCCTCGGCTATGTGGTGGACGGATGA
- a CDS encoding MFS transporter has translation MSLPRTSRDPSREPVQGSVATLDNAPVTAFHRRMVAVAMGGPFCDGYLLGIMGVALSLITPALDLDTMWTGLVAASVLVGVFLGGVVFGPITDRVGRHLMYVLNLVAFVIGSALQFFVTEAWQLVVLRLFIGIAIGADYPIASALTTELVPRRMRGPALSGLVLAWWVGYGVSFWAGWLLLGTGDDDWRWMLASGAVPAVLFLLLRAGVPESPRWLASRGRVEEAREVVRRHLGQEVSAEELLAEVRQDRRGGSGLGNLAEMFRRGYGIPALFCSLFWICQVAPAFAVRSFQPQMLESFGVTGTFGASALITTLAVAGTGLGLVVVNRIGRRPLLIGSFLCVNISLIALTVLPLHYAALVVGLFAAFQFFEAAGSGLQFVYPSELFPTDLRATGVGVATAMSRVGSASSTFLLPMATADLGVRGTLAIGVAITLIGLVVSVVLAPETKNLGLAEASSRA, from the coding sequence ATGTCCCTTCCCAGAACCTCCCGCGATCCCTCCCGAGAGCCCGTCCAGGGCTCCGTCGCCACCCTGGACAATGCCCCCGTCACCGCCTTCCACCGCAGAATGGTCGCCGTCGCCATGGGTGGTCCGTTCTGCGACGGCTATCTGCTCGGCATCATGGGGGTGGCGCTCAGCCTGATCACCCCGGCCCTGGACCTGGACACGATGTGGACCGGGCTGGTGGCGGCCTCCGTCCTCGTCGGTGTCTTCCTCGGCGGTGTGGTGTTCGGCCCGATCACCGACCGGGTGGGCCGCCATCTGATGTATGTGCTCAATCTGGTCGCGTTCGTGATCGGCTCCGCGCTTCAGTTCTTCGTCACCGAGGCGTGGCAGCTGGTGGTGCTGCGGCTGTTCATCGGCATCGCGATCGGCGCCGACTACCCGATCGCCTCGGCCCTCACCACCGAACTGGTGCCCCGCCGGATGCGCGGCCCCGCCCTGTCCGGGCTGGTCCTGGCCTGGTGGGTGGGGTACGGGGTCAGCTTCTGGGCCGGCTGGCTGCTGCTGGGCACCGGCGACGACGACTGGCGCTGGATGCTCGCCTCAGGCGCGGTCCCCGCCGTGCTCTTCCTGCTCCTGCGGGCGGGCGTGCCCGAGTCGCCGCGCTGGCTGGCGTCGCGGGGACGGGTGGAGGAGGCCAGGGAGGTGGTACGCCGCCACCTCGGCCAGGAGGTCAGCGCCGAGGAGCTGCTGGCGGAGGTCCGCCAGGACCGGCGCGGCGGCTCCGGGCTCGGCAACCTCGCCGAGATGTTCCGCCGTGGCTATGGGATCCCCGCGCTGTTCTGCTCGCTGTTCTGGATCTGTCAGGTGGCGCCGGCCTTCGCGGTGCGGTCCTTCCAGCCGCAGATGCTGGAGTCCTTCGGGGTGACCGGCACCTTCGGCGCCAGCGCGCTGATCACCACGCTCGCGGTCGCCGGAACGGGCCTGGGACTGGTCGTGGTCAACCGCATCGGCAGGCGTCCGCTGCTCATCGGCAGCTTCCTGTGCGTCAACATCTCCCTGATCGCGCTCACCGTGCTGCCACTGCACTACGCGGCCCTGGTGGTGGGCCTCTTCGCCGCCTTCCAGTTCTTCGAGGCCGCGGGCAGCGGACTGCAATTCGTCTACCCCAGCGAGCTGTTCCCCACCGATCTGCGGGCCACCGGCGTCGGCGTCGCCACCGCCATGAGCCGGGTGGGCTCCGCCTCCAGCACCTTCCTGCTCCCGATGGCCACCGCCGACCTCGGGGTCCGCGGCACCCTCGCCATCGGGGTGGCCATCACGCTCATCGGCCTGGTGGTGTCCGTCGTCCTCGCCCCCGAGACCAAGAACCTCGGCCTGGCCGAAGCCAGCAGCCGCGCCTGA
- a CDS encoding HAD-IA family hydrolase, translating into MRKLVSFDCYRTLINFDTRTATHEIVKDRLAELGVDPDQFHHDAYVMRFQGVLDEYLPYREVVRRTLRNVMTLHGLEYRDEDGEALIEAIKKFTPFREVPDALRRLKGEYDIAILSNSEDDLISYAVEALGVDFDYVLTAEQAGAYKPLPQAFEYLMTATGRGPEDIIHTAQGWEYDIMPTKRYPGMRRIWVNRYGFPGSEAFQPYEEIKDLSGLPPLLGV; encoded by the coding sequence ATGCGCAAGCTGGTCTCCTTCGACTGCTACCGCACGCTCATCAACTTCGACACCCGCACCGCCACCCACGAAATCGTCAAGGACCGGCTCGCCGAACTCGGTGTGGACCCCGATCAGTTCCACCACGACGCGTATGTGATGCGCTTCCAGGGCGTCCTGGACGAGTACCTGCCGTACCGGGAAGTCGTCCGCCGCACCCTGCGCAATGTCATGACGCTGCACGGCCTGGAGTACCGGGACGAGGACGGCGAGGCGCTGATCGAGGCCATCAAGAAGTTCACCCCCTTCCGCGAGGTCCCCGACGCGCTGCGCCGCCTCAAGGGCGAGTACGACATCGCGATCCTCTCCAACAGCGAGGACGATCTGATCAGCTACGCCGTCGAGGCGCTGGGCGTGGACTTCGACTACGTGCTCACCGCGGAGCAGGCCGGTGCCTACAAGCCGCTGCCGCAGGCGTTCGAGTACCTCATGACGGCCACCGGCCGCGGCCCCGAGGACATCATCCACACCGCCCAGGGCTGGGAGTACGACATCATGCCGACCAAGCGGTACCCGGGCATGCGGCGGATCTGGGTGAACCGCTACGGCTTCCCCGGCTCGGAGGCCTTCCAGCCGTACGAGGAGATCAAGGACTTGTCCGGGCTGCCCCCGCTGCTCGGCGTCTGA
- a CDS encoding NAD(P)/FAD-dependent oxidoreductase — protein MTATTAGRPAPVNGRVAHWFAELPTPRPALPGDRDADVCVVGAGLTGLWTAYYLKHADPGLRITVLEAEFAGFGASGRNGGWASGLIPGARDRMARAYGRPAVLDWQRAMNEAVDEVIDVAAREGIDAGIVKGGTLRVARTPAQATRLRHKVEQDHEWGVADSVLLTPAESAARIRIDGVTAAAFTPHCARLQPAALVRGLADTVERLGVTIHEKSPVTAIEPGRAITAHGTVRAPVVLRATEGFTASLKGQRRTWLPMNSSMIVTEPLPARIWREIGWEGRETLGDTAHGHMYAQRTADDRIAIGGRGVPYRFGSRTDNEGRVGERTIGQLTGTLERMLPQTAGARVDHAWCGVLAVPRDWSATVGLDRATGLGWAGGYVGHGVTSTNLAARTLTDLVLARDTRLTRLPWTGHAPGTWEPEPFRWLGVRGLYTAYRLADRHEAGGRVRTSPIATVADLIARRP, from the coding sequence ATGACCGCCACCACGGCCGGCCGTCCGGCACCGGTCAACGGCCGCGTCGCCCACTGGTTCGCCGAACTCCCCACCCCCCGCCCGGCGTTGCCCGGCGACCGCGACGCGGATGTGTGCGTCGTCGGCGCCGGACTGACCGGGCTGTGGACCGCGTACTACCTCAAACACGCCGACCCCGGTCTCCGGATCACCGTCCTGGAGGCCGAGTTCGCCGGATTCGGCGCCTCGGGCCGTAACGGCGGCTGGGCCTCCGGGCTGATCCCGGGCGCCCGCGACCGGATGGCCAGGGCCTACGGCAGGCCCGCGGTCCTGGACTGGCAGCGGGCCATGAACGAGGCGGTGGACGAGGTGATCGACGTGGCGGCCCGCGAGGGCATCGACGCGGGCATCGTCAAGGGCGGCACCCTGCGCGTCGCCCGCACCCCGGCTCAGGCCACCCGGCTGCGCCACAAGGTCGAGCAGGACCATGAGTGGGGGGTGGCCGACTCGGTGCTGCTCACCCCCGCCGAATCCGCGGCGCGCATCCGTATCGACGGGGTCACCGCCGCCGCCTTCACCCCGCACTGCGCCCGGTTGCAGCCCGCCGCCCTGGTCCGCGGCCTCGCCGACACCGTCGAGCGGCTCGGTGTCACCATCCATGAGAAGTCCCCGGTCACCGCCATCGAACCGGGCCGTGCGATCACCGCGCACGGCACCGTACGGGCCCCCGTCGTGCTCCGGGCCACCGAGGGGTTCACCGCGTCCCTCAAGGGGCAGCGGCGCACCTGGCTGCCCATGAACAGCTCCATGATCGTCACCGAGCCGCTGCCCGCCCGGATCTGGCGGGAGATCGGCTGGGAGGGCCGGGAGACCCTCGGGGACACCGCCCACGGCCATATGTACGCCCAGCGCACCGCCGACGACCGGATCGCGATCGGCGGGCGCGGAGTGCCCTACCGCTTCGGCTCGCGCACCGACAATGAGGGGCGGGTCGGTGAGCGCACGATCGGCCAGCTCACCGGGACCCTGGAGCGGATGCTGCCGCAGACGGCCGGGGCCCGGGTGGACCACGCCTGGTGCGGGGTGCTGGCCGTGCCCCGCGACTGGTCCGCCACGGTCGGCCTGGACCGGGCCACCGGGCTCGGCTGGGCCGGTGGGTACGTCGGGCACGGCGTCACCTCCACCAATCTGGCCGCCCGCACCCTCACCGATCTGGTCCTGGCCCGCGACACCCGGCTCACCCGGCTGCCGTGGACCGGCCACGCCCCGGGCACCTGGGAGCCCGAGCCGTTCCGCTGGCTGGGGGTGCGCGGCCTGTACACCGCCTACCGCCTCGCCGACCGCCACGAGGCGGGCGGACGTGTCCGCACCTCACCCATCGCCACCGTCGCCGACCTCATCGCACGCCGTCCGTGA
- a CDS encoding PucR family transcriptional regulator, with protein MPLLTVADVLRLPVIVAGLPRVMAGEEQLTRAVRWVHVTELLDPASFLEGGELVLTTGMPQPNDPSRLRGYVDQLADIGAAGLVVELGRRYQQAPPDLVAACRARDLPLIVLSRGIRFIEVTQTVHALILDAQGELLRRSQQVHEIFTGLTLRNAEPKELVRAAADLMGRPVVLENLLHHAVFSGTAGGTAGQILEAWQRRSRATPTPDTTQTSGPEGWLVAPVEHNGRRWGRLVAVPNAAAPVADPEHTMILGRAATALTLARLTGHTQWDRQAHTCALLELLRWSYRGRTEARIRVEALGIPVVGHRLIALAIGHHGATADGTGLDDRLADALQGSGIRALVGRLSPDRTGVLLALARASAWQPVVERVSRLTEETLGAPAVVAVGPGVTEIDQVARGFREAEEVVDAVGPGTPHRPFHVPSDVGLPELLYALRDDIRVQRYVEHQLGRLIEYDERHAGDLLTTLRHYLAAGNKSIAAKQIGLSRQAFYQRLHTIERLLGRDLESGVQRTQLHVAVTALDTLTAAGAGGWGA; from the coding sequence ATGCCGTTGCTCACGGTTGCCGACGTCCTGCGTCTTCCCGTCATCGTCGCGGGACTTCCCCGTGTGATGGCCGGTGAGGAACAGCTGACCCGTGCGGTCCGCTGGGTGCACGTCACCGAGCTGCTCGACCCCGCCTCGTTCCTGGAAGGCGGGGAGCTGGTGTTGACCACCGGCATGCCCCAGCCCAACGACCCCAGCCGGCTGCGCGGCTATGTGGACCAGCTGGCCGACATCGGCGCCGCGGGGCTCGTGGTGGAGCTCGGCCGCCGTTACCAGCAGGCGCCACCGGACCTGGTGGCCGCCTGCCGCGCCCGGGACCTCCCCCTGATCGTCCTGTCCCGTGGCATTCGCTTCATCGAGGTGACCCAGACCGTCCACGCGCTGATCCTCGATGCACAGGGCGAGTTGCTGCGCCGCTCCCAGCAGGTGCATGAGATCTTCACCGGGCTGACGCTGCGCAACGCCGAGCCGAAGGAGCTGGTGCGCGCCGCCGCCGATCTGATGGGCCGCCCGGTGGTCCTGGAGAACCTGCTGCACCACGCGGTGTTCTCCGGTACGGCGGGCGGCACGGCCGGCCAGATCCTGGAGGCGTGGCAGCGCCGCTCCCGCGCCACGCCGACCCCCGACACCACGCAGACCAGCGGCCCCGAGGGCTGGCTGGTGGCCCCCGTCGAGCACAACGGCCGGCGCTGGGGGCGGCTGGTGGCGGTGCCGAACGCGGCCGCCCCCGTGGCCGACCCGGAACACACCATGATCCTGGGACGCGCCGCCACCGCCCTCACCCTGGCCCGGCTGACCGGCCACACCCAGTGGGACCGCCAGGCCCACACCTGCGCCCTGCTGGAGCTGCTGCGCTGGAGCTACCGCGGCCGCACCGAGGCACGCATCCGCGTCGAGGCCCTCGGCATACCGGTCGTCGGCCACCGCCTCATCGCCCTCGCCATCGGCCACCACGGCGCCACCGCCGACGGGACGGGCCTGGACGACCGGCTCGCCGACGCCCTCCAGGGCTCCGGCATCCGGGCCCTGGTGGGACGGCTCTCCCCGGACCGGACCGGCGTGCTGCTCGCCCTGGCCCGGGCCAGCGCCTGGCAGCCGGTGGTGGAGCGGGTCAGCCGGCTCACCGAGGAGACACTGGGCGCGCCGGCGGTGGTGGCCGTCGGGCCGGGGGTGACCGAGATCGACCAGGTGGCGAGGGGGTTCCGGGAGGCCGAGGAGGTCGTGGACGCCGTCGGCCCCGGGACCCCGCACCGGCCGTTCCACGTGCCCTCCGACGTCGGACTGCCCGAGCTGCTGTACGCGCTCCGCGACGACATCCGTGTGCAAAGGTATGTCGAGCACCAGCTGGGCAGGCTGATCGAGTACGACGAGCGCCACGCGGGCGATCTGCTGACCACGCTGCGCCACTACCTCGCCGCGGGCAACAAGTCCATCGCCGCCAAACAGATCGGCCTGTCCCGCCAGGCGTTCTACCAGCGGCTGCACACCATCGAACGGCTCCTCGGCCGCGACCTGGAGTCCGGTGTGCAGCGCACCCAGCTCCATGTCGCCGTCACCGCCCTGGACACGCTGACGGCGGCCGGCGCGGGAGGATGGGGCGCATGA
- a CDS encoding methyltransferase, with product MTSETGYLLDNRQREAGRRFDALAELFDPWTLGHLDQLGLATGWRCWEVGAGGPSVPSALAERVGPTGRVLVTDIDTSWLTRLSGPATGPIEVRRHDVARDEPPGDGFDLVHVRLVLVHLPDRAEALRRMTGAVRPGGWLVVEDADPALQPLACPDERGPAEELANRIRRGFRALLAERGVDLAFGRTLPALLRGAGLHDVRAEGCFPLTSPACRELEAATVRQLRGRLVAGGLATEEEIERHLDHLRGEGMEVTTAPLITCWGRRPR from the coding sequence ATGACATCCGAGACCGGCTATCTGCTGGACAACCGGCAGCGCGAGGCCGGCCGGCGCTTCGACGCGCTGGCCGAGCTCTTCGACCCCTGGACCCTGGGCCACCTCGACCAGCTCGGCCTGGCGACCGGATGGCGCTGCTGGGAGGTGGGAGCGGGCGGGCCCTCGGTGCCCAGCGCCCTCGCCGAGCGGGTCGGGCCCACCGGGCGGGTGCTGGTGACCGACATCGACACCTCCTGGCTGACGCGGCTGTCCGGCCCGGCCACCGGACCGATCGAGGTGCGGCGCCATGACGTGGCCCGCGACGAGCCGCCGGGCGACGGCTTCGACCTCGTCCACGTCCGGCTGGTGCTGGTGCACCTGCCCGACCGGGCCGAGGCGCTGCGGCGGATGACCGGGGCGGTGCGGCCGGGCGGATGGCTGGTCGTGGAGGACGCGGACCCGGCGCTCCAGCCCCTGGCCTGCCCCGATGAGCGCGGCCCGGCGGAGGAGCTGGCCAACCGGATCCGCCGTGGGTTCCGCGCGCTGCTCGCCGAGCGCGGTGTGGACCTCGCCTTCGGCCGCACCCTGCCCGCCCTGCTGCGCGGCGCCGGGCTGCACGACGTACGCGCCGAGGGCTGCTTCCCGCTGACCTCCCCGGCCTGCCGGGAGCTGGAGGCGGCCACCGTGCGTCAGCTGCGCGGGCGGCTGGTGGCGGGCGGCCTGGCCACCGAGGAGGAGATCGAGCGCCATCTGGACCATCTGCGCGGCGAGGGCATGGAGGTCACCACCGCCCCGCTCATCACCTGCTGGGGCCGGCGCCCGCGCTGA
- a CDS encoding PucR family transcriptional regulator yields the protein MVNNKEQGVTVDDLLSYPALQLRLIAGGAGLHRSVSWAHVSELDDPTPWLLGSEMIMTTGIALPRSAAGQRAYLERLDDAGVAALAVSAQLRMPPLRRAFFDAAEERGMPVLEIPLAVPFMAVAQEVAAAVQEDARHRLGAQLQVFGALRWLTSENLDTATLFGRLEKLSGYDIYLCTTQGRPLLPGVPAPDTSVIPGSADAPPTIPGGFALPVPSPGGPAGFLIAFEREGARPAGLAVVQHIATVAALQLAMVRTERETLRREGAEILAELLQGALEPAVARRHLLRHSIEGETVLAVVRGVTEDAVLRALEDQPCLLLKRGEDRYLLGAPGLGEAVESLQGVAAGMSRPFSPGSPLRIAQREALWAASHAVASGRALVRYGDDVTGRWLPDDPAALTDLVEHVLGEALRYDTGHGSRLLTSVRTWMERDRRTDEAAAALHVHPNTLAYRLRRFSELTGRDLSTTGAFAEVWLAIRAASQLGLLD from the coding sequence GTGGTGAACAACAAAGAGCAGGGTGTGACGGTCGACGATCTGCTGTCGTATCCGGCCCTGCAACTGCGGTTGATCGCGGGTGGCGCGGGGCTGCACCGCTCGGTGTCCTGGGCGCATGTGAGCGAGCTGGACGACCCCACGCCCTGGCTGCTCGGCTCCGAGATGATCATGACGACGGGGATAGCGCTGCCCCGCTCGGCGGCCGGGCAGCGCGCCTATCTGGAGCGGCTGGACGACGCCGGGGTGGCGGCCCTGGCGGTCTCCGCCCAGCTGCGGATGCCCCCGCTGCGCCGCGCGTTCTTCGACGCCGCCGAGGAGCGGGGGATGCCGGTCCTGGAGATCCCGCTGGCGGTGCCGTTCATGGCGGTGGCACAGGAGGTGGCCGCCGCCGTCCAGGAGGACGCCCGCCACCGGCTGGGCGCCCAGCTACAGGTGTTCGGCGCGCTGCGCTGGCTGACCTCGGAGAACCTGGACACCGCGACGCTGTTCGGCCGGCTGGAGAAGCTGTCCGGCTACGACATCTATCTGTGCACGACCCAGGGCCGGCCGCTGCTGCCGGGTGTGCCCGCGCCCGACACGTCGGTGATCCCCGGCTCGGCGGACGCCCCGCCGACCATCCCCGGTGGCTTCGCCCTCCCGGTCCCCTCCCCCGGTGGCCCGGCGGGTTTCCTCATCGCCTTCGAACGGGAAGGCGCGCGCCCGGCGGGGCTCGCCGTGGTGCAGCACATCGCCACGGTGGCCGCCCTCCAGCTCGCCATGGTCCGCACCGAGCGGGAGACACTGCGCCGCGAGGGCGCGGAGATCCTCGCCGAGCTGCTCCAGGGCGCCCTCGAACCCGCGGTGGCGCGGCGCCATCTGCTGCGCCACTCCATCGAGGGCGAGACCGTGCTGGCAGTGGTCAGGGGCGTCACCGAGGATGCCGTGCTGCGCGCGCTGGAGGATCAGCCGTGTCTGCTGCTCAAGCGCGGCGAGGACCGCTATCTGCTCGGTGCGCCCGGCCTGGGGGAGGCGGTCGAGTCCCTGCAGGGTGTGGCCGCCGGGATGAGCCGCCCGTTCAGCCCCGGCTCCCCGCTGCGGATCGCCCAGCGCGAGGCGCTGTGGGCGGCCTCCCACGCCGTCGCGTCCGGCCGTGCCCTCGTGCGGTACGGCGACGATGTCACCGGCCGCTGGCTGCCCGACGACCCGGCCGCGCTCACCGATCTGGTCGAGCATGTGCTGGGCGAGGCGCTGCGCTACGACACCGGCCACGGCTCACGGCTGCTGACGTCGGTGCGCACGTGGATGGAGCGCGACCGCCGTACGGACGAGGCGGCGGCGGCGCTCCATGTGCACCCCAATACGCTCGCCTACCGGCTGCGCCGCTTCAGCGAGCTGACCGGCCGCGATCTGTCCACCACCGGCGCGTTCGCCGAGGTCTGGCTGGCGATCCGGGCGGCGAGCCAACTCGGTCTGCTCGACTGA
- the speB gene encoding agmatinase, which translates to MTEPRGPVDSSRVPRFAGPATFARLPRLDEVAGADVAVVGVPFDGGVSYRPGARFGPAAVREASRLLRPYHPGLDVSPFATQQVADAGDIAVNPFDIGEAIETIQDAASGLQAEGTRLVTIGGDHTIALPLLRAAARRHGPVAVLHFDAHLDTWDTYFGAEHTHGTPFRRAVEEGIVDTSALSHVGTRGPLYGKQDLTEDEKLGFGIVTSADVYRRGADEVADQLRQRIGDRPLYISIDIDCLDPAHAPGTGTPEAGGLTSRELLEILRGLAGCRLIGADVVEVAPAYDHAEITSVAASHVAYDLISLLALQGKREKTDE; encoded by the coding sequence ATGACCGAACCCCGAGGGCCCGTCGACTCCTCCCGGGTCCCGCGCTTCGCCGGCCCGGCCACCTTCGCCAGGCTGCCCCGCCTCGACGAGGTCGCGGGGGCCGACGTGGCGGTGGTGGGCGTCCCGTTCGACGGCGGTGTCTCCTACCGCCCCGGCGCCCGCTTCGGGCCCGCCGCGGTCCGCGAGGCCAGCCGGCTGCTGCGCCCCTACCACCCGGGCCTGGACGTGTCCCCGTTCGCCACCCAGCAGGTGGCCGACGCCGGTGACATCGCCGTCAACCCCTTCGACATCGGCGAGGCCATCGAGACCATCCAGGACGCCGCGAGCGGACTCCAGGCCGAAGGAACCCGCCTGGTCACCATCGGCGGGGACCACACCATCGCGCTCCCGCTGCTGCGCGCCGCCGCCCGGCGCCACGGCCCGGTCGCGGTGCTCCACTTCGACGCCCACCTGGACACCTGGGACACCTACTTCGGCGCCGAGCACACCCACGGCACCCCGTTCCGCCGGGCCGTGGAGGAGGGCATCGTCGACACCTCCGCCCTCTCGCACGTCGGCACCCGCGGCCCGCTGTACGGCAAGCAGGACCTCACCGAGGACGAGAAGCTGGGCTTCGGCATCGTCACCTCCGCCGATGTCTACCGGCGCGGCGCCGACGAGGTGGCCGACCAGCTGCGCCAGCGCATCGGCGACCGGCCGCTGTACATCTCCATCGACATCGACTGCCTCGACCCGGCCCACGCCCCCGGCACCGGCACCCCCGAGGCGGGCGGCCTGACCTCCCGCGAGCTCCTGGAGATCCTGCGCGGCCTGGCCGGATGCCGGCTGATCGGCGCGGATGTGGTGGAGGTGGCGCCCGCCTACGACCACGCCGAGATCACCTCGGTCGCGGCCTCCCACGTCGCCTACGACCTGATCAGCCTGCTCGCACTGCAAGGGAAGCGGGAGAAGACGGATGAGTGA